GCTACAGGAATTTTCTGATCCTGAGTCAAGTACCAATATTCATTATACCATTTGCACTACAGGACGTGCCAATCAGCCagcctgaaatatttcagtgggTATGTTAAAGTCTCAAGCAGTAACAAGCAACAGCAGATCAACAAACCATTCAGGGCCAACTCCAATCTCTGCCACTGTTTTAGTAGAACAACTGTCAGACACACCTCACTGTCAGCAATACCTGACAGAGCATTGTAATGAAACTGTGGTTACAAATCCATTCACATCTATTGGCACTGTAAATTgctttacacacacacacaaaatatataccatataaatatataagtaaataaatacataatttataaGGAATTTAGGCTTACACTCCATTTAAGTATAGAAGTATATGCACCATCAACTCACTCGCTGGGTAAAATAgttactaggaaaaaaaatctgctctgtCTGAAGTACCACAACCCAGAATCCAGCTCTTCAGGCTTGATTTTCTAATTCCATACACAGCTTGACAACTGAGCAAATGCAGTAGACTGAAAACTCATCTATGTGTAAACAAACTTACTTGATTACACAACTGTAAATACTCAAATCTTACCTCATCCTCTACAGGGTATAAATTTTGTTCTGAGCAGGGCATTTTAACATGCTTGTTGTCCCATAAATCTTTGTAGTGAGTTGGAAAAGGTTTAGGtacctctccttccctcagaAGATCTACCTGTAACAcagaaggagaggggaaaaatgttCAGACTCTACTGCCAAGTTTttaaatagaagaaataaaaagtaagcAAAAATGTAGCTTAAAAAGGCTCTCACCTACAGCCACTCTTTTTGGAAAGGGGTAAGGTACAAACATGATGGATactcagtaagaaaaaaatccatctgtTAATGTTGTTAAAAAGAATGCCACCTTATCATTTGACCTCTTGAAACATACTCAAATAAAGGCAATATATTCAACTACTATATATCCAATTACCAGCTGAAGATTTCCTCATTTATGAATTTAAGTATCTAAAGTTTcatacaaatattttgaaaatatagtTCCAAATAGTCATGTgcagaaatagtatttttaacCTAACACTGAAAAGGATGAGAAATCATTACAGATAGAGCAATATTTCAAATTTAATGCACAGAacatcagaaatgaaaaaataaataacaccaTGTTCTTAAAGACCTATTTGATACACAGCCCTCTGGCCAGCACCACTTCTCCCAGAATGTATGTTTAAACTCaatgtgcttttcttttggttgGGATTTATCCTTGACCCTACAGATTTCTGGtcacattttatttcaacaATAACTGTATTAAATACTACTCCAAAGGATTAAAGGCATATCAGATTCCAACTAAAATGCAGTGGTAAAATTGCTAGAAATTCTTCTTCATTCTTTGTCTTTTTCGTATCTTGAACCTTTTGTATGTCTTGAATCCAAATCAGAATCACATCAAATtgaaacacagcaggaaaatgttAGAAGTACAGATTTAACTGCAGATGTATTTAAATTCCCACAGTTTATAACTCAGACAAGGAAGCACACAGAACAcctatggaaaagaaaaatacttgtcCCTAACAAGACACAGACAGTACAACCATGATTATGTTTCTTTTGGATCCTAATATCCTAATTCTGTGCATCAGAAATTTTCAGGATGACCAGATGCCCCAGCCCACTCACAAGGAATGGTAAAGACACAGTATTAGCAGGATGTCGAAATCTCAGCCTAACATTTGGCATTTCCCATTCTGGAACACTGAGTGAGAGGTTTGATTTCAGGTGACAGACTGAGCCATCGTACCCTGACGGTCACTGTGTGACTGGCTGAGGGTCGCAGGTGGGGCAGACGGGCCCCGCACATCGGCATCCTCCTCATCTCCTCCATCGGTGTCCCAAACCACTTCTTGTTACTTGGAAGGGCAGGTGGGGTATATTTAGCAGTCTTCCTTCCTGGCCTCTGGGGTTTGAAttcacacttttcttttttgctgttaaaatacaacacattaaaagtattttatttccactgaaaaatcTGGTAGGTAAATACAGAAACTTCCACTCCAGGGTTATAACCACCAGAGTCAGTTTATTTGCTGGCCTTTGCTTTGGCCCCAGGCCAAAGCTTTAGTCGGGGAAACTCCCACCACCACCagtctcctcctccccagcacatACACACATGACTCTACCACAACAGCCTTCTCTACAGGCTGCAAACACcttcacagcactgcagtggggTTAGCAAGGCAGGGTGTTCCTCTGCAGTCACCCTTCCCAACAGGGCCCGTTTATCCGTGGACAGGAGACACTCCCTGGTCTGTGTCTGCCAGGATACcttctttgaaaacaaatgtgtgCATGCACAAATGCACAGATTCCTTCCTCAAactgaaaatcaaaagcaaactAATTCCTTAAGCATCGTTTCTCACTGGGGTTGCTGCTTTCAAccatttaaattaataaaaagaaaacttcctGAAATCATCATTTTCAACTCTAAAATCCCCTTTTCCATACTTTTTTAGGAAAAACGAATGGATGAAGAATTTGCTAAGAAtcacctttctttttgttttccacataCACTCCCATCCTGCTGTTTTCTCACATGCAAACTCCTGCAAACCGTGAGCCACCCACTGTCAGTCTCTTCCATTTCCGTGAAAAGTTCCTTGAGCTGCTCTTCACACCCAGAAACCACGTCCCAGTGAAGATGTGCAGAACTACTTTGTTGTCCTTAAGGACTTGAGTCTATGAGGCCATTGCACATTATAACAACACACACagtccttttctttctgctcattTCTCAGCTGCTCATTCACTTCCCCAACTCCACTGAAATCTAAGCCCTTCAGAGCAGATTGTCCCTCTGTCCTTACACAACACCTGCTGTTCAGAGCCCTGTCATGCTCAGGGCCACCATTTCCATTGCTTGGTCCTCCTCTCTAACAAATGATGACtaaagccaaacaaaacaaacaaacaaaacaaaaatagaaacatcTCTacaactgcttttaaaagtgattttttccTGTCTATTTCAATCGAAGCATCAATAGCACTGATGgtccaacaaaataaaattcactATTTCTGACAGATAAAACtaataaaaccaagaaaacatcAGTCTCTTCAAGTATTCTGAATGAAATAATGAATGCTAAAGATCCATTCCATGAAGCACTCCTGTACCACCACTCATTTTCAAGCTTTAAAAAATCCCATAGTCTTAAATTGCTACTTTGATAAAGAAAATCCACTTCCTCCAGTGTCTTAATTCCCAATTTTAACAGATCtcaaatgattttaaaaattgcactgGACAACCATAtcctttaaaaaacacagcAGACCCACTAAAAATAAGAGTTGTCTTAGTGTCTCAAAATACACTTTGCAAAATTCTTCATACAATCCAGCCTTCAAAATGCTACAACCGAAGAGGAAATTTCCAAGCATGAAATAAAGAGATAAAGCAGACAGAACACTACCTTTTCTCCTCAACTTTAGGTATCCTCATGAAGTGAGAGGTGATTTTGGAGTCTCTTTTCACACTCTGTTTTGCACCTTTGCACTCTGATGATGGAGCAGGAGGAATTCCAGGTGACTTTATATGCAGACCGTCCTCTTTAACAGAATTATCTGTTTCCTCAAAGCTTTCGCAGACCTTGGCAGAAGAACATGACTTTCTAGACTCCAATTCAGCATCCCCATATTGAATCCTAAAAGATTTGTTGATGGATTTTGACACATTATTCTCCTCTCGCTCATCCAGAAATGGACTTGTTTCTTCATCAGCCTCTGACCCATGGCAGCTGGTTTTGGAATTATCTACATCCATCGGTGATTCCGGTTCACTCTCTTTCTCAAAAGCAGGAGAgtcccctgagctgctctgaccTTTGCTCAGTTTCCCAGGACCTCCGAGATCAGGTACAGAGGCATCACAACCAGCATCTGAAAGTGGACTTTCTGGAACTACATCTCCTTCCTCTTGTTCACCCACTAAACAGACAGAATTGCAATTCTTCAGCTTCTGTGAATTGCATGAAGCCACCTGTCCATCTGTCTCACTGTCTTTGGAAGGAAGTTTTGTATTTCCCAATTTCAAAGACTGGCCTGATGACAGATTCCTCTGAGTCCAGCCCTCACTGCTCTCCTCGCAGCCCCTCTGAGCCTGCTGGCCAGTTTTGTTCATCTGATCAATGTTGGCATTTTTAAAGAGGTCTCCAGACTGTGGCCCCTTCCTGGGATGTTTATCCAAGACTTTGTCCTCAGCCTCCCAGTTACACATGTGGCCTGTCTGAGGCAAACTTACATGCTTTGCACCAACTTCCACAGATAATTTTGTATAATTTTGCTGACAAGTACTCTCTAGCTTTTTCACATCATGCTCACAAAAGTTCTCTTTTTTAATGGAAGTCATCTCGGGATTTGCTTCAGTGTTGTTATTAATTTTGCTGTGTAAGCTGTGGAAGAGAAGTGAGGGAATTCAATGtcttattttcaaatgaaattgcTGTGCACATTCTTTTAGGGAACAATGATAAACAAACAATATGAACCAcggatttttatttattctactCTGTAAGTGAACAGCACCAGGATCAACAAGTTCTCCTGCACTGGGAAATGCAACTCACCAGCAAACCTTTTCCATTTAAAGGCTCTAAAGGATGATGAATCAGTTGCTTATCTTAGGAATCTATTCCAGTAAGTCATTATCCTTATTTTCAAACCTAAACAGCATGGGGCTATTATTTAGCTATTTCCTCCAGATGTCAAAAAACCAGAAGTCATGATAAAGTCCTCCGtaactttcatttttattcttgaaATACAGTGAGCAAGGAAATCAGTGGTTTTATGGCCTTTGCCTCAGAGCTACAAATCCATCTTTTAAaagagcagggcacagcagtcCACAGTCTCAAAAACATCTTATTACTCCCTTATTTTTGTAAACAGCTCGTGACTCTTCAAAAAAATTTGCCATCCAAAAACACAAgtgtaaaatatatttagaactgataaaaaattgaaaagataCATTAAATCagttgggtggggttttttttagaaaaataaccTGATTTGTCTGTGTAAGGCAGTGCAGGATAGAAATGTCCCGAAGGTCAGAAAGGGAAATGAAGCGAGTTGGGTATAAGCAGATCAAACTTTTCAAGATTACATGGGAAAGTCAATTCATATTTATGTACCAAATTGTGTGTTCATGtaggaataaagaaaataatttaaaagacacgtgaatattaaaaaaaccctgactaGTCTTGGCAAACACATCACTCTGAGCAGTATCTTCTGCTGAATCTCTTGTTACAACATTGGATATTCCCAACACAAACTGAACACACCAAATTCTGTGTCTGGTCACTGCCCAGCTTCCCATCTacagtaaaaaggaaaacatccaATTATCACACAATCCTAAATTCAGCAACTGAACATCTTAGTAGATTCCTGAAGGCATTAGTTCTCTTCATGAACAATAACAGATCCTCTTCTAAAAGACCAGCTGGGGTAAGGAGAGTGTGTTCACAGCTCTACCTctgcagaacagaaaagcaaaaagggGGTTGAAGCAACAGGTGATACCTTGGAAAGGAATTCAGAGGCGTCTGTGTAATGATAACTTAACTCCCCATGTAGGCATTTGTGCCTGcaaatttctgaaatgaaagttAAACTTACTCCTGCCATCTCAATGACTCTTTTAAGGTATTGACAACATCTGTTACCAACTTGAGAAATCAAATCTAACATAGAcagcatttaaattaaaactgtgATGTTAACTGCAACAGAACGGCACATGAAATGTTTACACAACTAATCTACTGCTTAAAACTGACTAGGCTGTAATCTGTCAGCAGGGATGCAAGAGCAATATTCtaaagggaattaaaaaaaataaaacacttaatTCCCTTCTTAAGCATCCTCTGAACATCCTTGATTTACTGCAACCTGTGAGCCTGTAATTAGATCTGCATACTTGTGTATTAATCATTACCATGACCCTTCCCAGCTATTGTAGCACTGATACAGATTTCAATTGCTATTTATTAGCAAACatcaatgaaaataaaccagaacATTTAAATTGCAACTATAGAAAAATATTATCTGGTATTGCTCTGCATGAGACAGTCAAACTCTTTGGAGTTTAATGTGGATTTGTAACCATTGCTCCTGACAGACACATTAGAGAAAATATCAAACTTCACCTGATGCCACTCAGCAGCAAAACGTTTGTGACATCTTTCACAGGATCACCTGGATGCCCATGTAAGCACCTGTAAATTGTGGCTGAAACCAAATCAAGCTGCTCATGTTTAAACTGCAATCACAGTCCAATGagacaaacaaaatgcaaaataacaacaacacTCTGAGTTGATCACAGGACTATCAGCCGAAATCTGTAACTGTTAGTGCACTctgtgaaacaaaaacaaaagcagagctgctgaccAAGAACACAGTGTGGGATTACAGCCAACCTGATCCAGTGCTTGGCTGCTCCTGGAAGCAAGTCCCACTTTGCCTTCCCTTACTAAATGttccctctttttctctgcaggaaCAACTGTACTTTTTCACCTAAATGGTGAGATGCTTCAGGCATCTCTGTCAGCAAaaagtttgggtttgggggtttagAGAAGAGGGATAGGGACCAGTTATCCATTTGCAGTGAAAGTGTCTCAGTGAGTTACTGCAGAGGATGTACCAAGGTAAGAAAGGCAGCAGAGTGGGGTTGCCCCTATTCAGCCACCTATACTGGCAACCTCTACCTTTATCTGCCCCCAGGCCCACCCAAAGAACACACCCTTggaacagctgtgctgtgcatttTACCTTTTGGACTCCGCTGTCTTGGGTCCTTTATTCTCCAACCAACTCGTAATTGTCCACTGTttacaaactgaaaaaacacAGTTTACTGATTACTACATGAAACACAATAAACTGCAACATCATTACACATGAGTCAGATAACTGGCCTGGATGAAGATAAAAACACCTCAATTAAGTCCTCATTAGCATCTCCACTCTAGGGAGCATCCAGACACCAGCAGTATCAGAACTACATGTGATGCAATATTTAATTTGCATCAGGCAGCAGGTGCTACTTTTGTAATAATCTTTACAAACTCCAGGCTTGGTGtgtggtgggattttttttattcatccAACATTGTTCTTTTAGTATCATTAAAAAGTTAAGAATATACAGTGAATgtctagaataaaaaaaaaagataagaggGGCAATTTGAACTTTCCAGTCCTCACTGTTACCTTTAATCACCACCACACTCAGTCCCAAAACCGTCTGCTGTATTTGGGAATGAAGAGGCAACACAACACAGCTTAAAACAAAGGATGAACAACGAGACATCTGAGGGGACCCCCCAAGAGCCTCCCTTGTGTGCAGCACACTGTGACACACAAGGCTTCACACAAGCATGGCACACACAAGTGACAAGTGCTCAGAGAaggactttttctttttccctcgtttgaaaagcttttcaatGTTTACTACCCAAAATTATCAACAAAACAAAGGATGCAATTTTTTCAGATTTACTGCCAAGCACACAGTTCCCATCCTATCTGTGtgttgctgcagctcagagcagctttcagtggaacagcagcacatggaggaATTGTAGAGACTTGGGGGGGAATAGGGAGAAAAAACTCAAAGCAGTAATTGCACAACTGGAAAGTAACCTTCATCAGTATGagggttgtttttgttgttatttcaaGGTAATTTTGCAAATTTGGCAACTAGCTtccatttctttgctttccatttgcCAGGAGAAAGCATCTacctgtgctggtgcctgtgCAAGGTGCTCACTCTCTGCTTTCAGCTGGGTAGGGAACATTTGTAGTACCCTTATTGTAAGTTCTGCAGAACttaaaaaccagcacagcagatcTGGCTCTTCCAATTAACAGTCACTATGGAAAATCTCAGCATTTTCCTGCAAATGAAGTTGTGTAACTTGTATTAATGGCAGCTTGGGCCATAAGTAATTTAAGAGACATTGTTTCATAAACACTTTCCCACAGCTGGTTATCAAATACCCTTATTAGACAATATCAGAATTTCTAGAATAAAAAGTAATCTCcagaaaatgtttaaatcaTTTTTAGTTTCTCTATAATGGCACAAATAACATTGTAAAACTGCCACCATGTGACTGGGTTACTGGAGACCaatgccaggctgtgtgtgggtCACAAGCACAACAAAACCTGTGCCATAATCAGCCAATGTTTCAACAAACACTCACCTTCACCACACTCAGACAGAAATAGAGAGACCTTatgaactaaaatatttttacttctaaCAATTCACTAAACTGAAGTCTATTAGTCATTCTGATACTCAAATTTCACCTTCCTACATTTGAAGTGTTAACCCAAATTGCCTACAGgtgaaggaaaagcagcagcgagggaaaaaaaaaccaaccaaaaaccaccTGAAAAGACATGTGAAAACATGGGACAAATAAAGTTCTTCAAAGGCAGCTGACTACCTCTTGAGCTATAAACTTGTGTTGAGGAAGGAATACTTATTCATTAGCACAATGAGCAGAAATGATGGCAGAGCATCAGAACAAAATGGCTTTGACTGAACTTTAACACTGAGTAGCCACGTGAGCCACAGCCAACAGAACACACATCAGAGTGCCAACATCACAGGTAGGGTGGTGAAAGCAAGAGGCAACAAAAAGACAACACATGCTTATTTTCAGTGTAAACAACAGAACCAGactttgctgtaattttttttcaagtggtGTCTAAATTTCTTCTCAGGATTCCCCAAATCAtttccaaaaaacaaaccactccAGTCTACCTCTGaggaaaacaacatttttagAAGATTCTTATTTATCACTCTGTAGGAGTGCACAACTATAACACAAACTATTATCTACTCAAAGTTGCCTCTTAGTTTCTGGTTACAGAGCTTTAACTCATCAGCTGCAGACCACAGCAAACCTGTTTGGGGTCTTTTTACCCTTCCCTGCATTCCTTGAAAGAGGCACTTTACTGtgcattaaaattttattttgacagCGCTAGttccaaataaaaaacaaagctAAGGCAGGCATGTGAGCActttccctgtgctctgtcggcggcaggaggagcagccGCCCCCAGGGCCGGTCCCACACGCCCCTTCgggcccctgtccctgcccggaGCTCTCCCTGCGGACAGCCCTGCACACCCCGGAGAGCGCCGCTCTCCTCGCACCAAGGACTCGCCCTCCCTCCTGCACGACACGCTCCCTTTGGCGGCTCGCCGCCCTCTTGGGATGATTTGCACTGCCACTGGAAGTTTGCGAAGAGCCAGGCACAAAGCCAAGACCAAGATCCCGCACCCAGCGCCGACCCTGCGAGGAGCAGCGCGCCCTGTCCGCACCGGTAACCGCAGCTGGAGGGAATCCCGGCCCCAAGGAAGAGcagccccgcggccgccccggcgtgcacagacagcacaggcacaggcgGCCCCTCCgtgcacaggcacaggcacaggcgGCCCCTCCgtgcacaggcacaggcacaggcgGCCCCTCCGTGCACAGGCACAGGCGGCCCCTCCgtgcacaggcacaggcacaggcgGCCCCTccgggcacaggcacaggcacaggcgGCCCCTCCgtgcacaggcacaggcacaggcgGCCCCTccgggcacaggcacaggcacaggcgGCCCCTCCgtgcacaggcacaggcacaggcacaggcgGCCCCTCCgtgcacaggcacaggcacaggcgGCCCCTccgggcacaggcacaggcacaggcacaggcgGCCCCTCCgtgcacaggcacaggcacaggcgGCCCCTCCGTGCACAGGCACGGCACAGGCGGCCCCTCCGTGCACAGGCACGGCACAGGCGGCCCCTCCgtgcacaggcacaggcacaggcgGCCCCTCCgtgcacaggcacaggcacaggcgGCTCCTCCgtgcacaggcacaggcacaggcgGCCCCTCCgtgcacaggcacaggcacaggcgGCCCCTCCGTGCAGGGCTCCCGGGCCGGAGGGGCGCGGGCACCGCACGGACCGCGGGCAGCCCCGGCCGCGCCCCTGCACACACAAACCTCTGTTCCCCACGGCGGTGGCGGCGCTGCTGCCCCCGGGCCCGTCGTGCCGCTGTCCCTGTgagccggggccgggccgggctctCTTCAGCGGGGGTTCCCGCTCGCAGCCCGCGCTCATCCTCGGCGGGGCCGCCCTGCCCGCCGGGGACGGCCGGCTCCCGCCCCCCGGGGACGGTACGACGCTGCGGTGTTGCCTCGGCCCGTCCGCATCCTCCGCCCCGCACGCCGGGCCGTTCCCGAGGCGCGGCGGAATCGGGATCGGGACCGGAATCGGGAATGAGCCGCGTCCGGGAGAGCGGCCCGGAGCAAGATGGCGGCGAGCGCGGCTCACCCCGTCGCCATGGTGACCCGCAAAGCAGCGCGGCCCGGCCGCGCTTGGCGGCGCTTTACGGCGGCGCTTTGCGGCGGTGaggc
Above is a window of Pithys albifrons albifrons isolate INPA30051 chromosome 9, PitAlb_v1, whole genome shotgun sequence DNA encoding:
- the PARG gene encoding poly(ADP-ribose) glycohydrolase isoform X2; translation: MSAGCEREPPLKRARPGPGSQGQRHDGPGGSSAATAVGNRVCKQWTITSWLENKGPKTAESKSLHSKINNNTEANPEMTSIKKENFCEHDVKKLESTCQQNYTKLSVEVGAKHVSLPQTGHMCNWEAEDKVLDKHPRKGPQSGDLFKNANIDQMNKTGQQAQRGCEESSEGWTQRNLSSGQSLKLGNTKLPSKDSETDGQVASCNSQKLKNCNSVCLVGEQEEGDVVPESPLSDAGCDASVPDLGGPGKLSKGQSSSGDSPAFEKESEPESPMDVDNSKTSCHGSEADEETSPFLDEREENNVSKSINKSFRIQYGDAELESRKSCSSAKVCESFEETDNSVKEDGLHIKSPGIPPAPSSECKGAKQSVKRDSKITSHFMRIPKVEEKSKKEKCEFKPQRPGRKTAKYTPPALPSNKKWFGTPMEEMRRMPMCGARLPHLRPSASHTVTVRVDLLREGEVPKPFPTHYKDLWDNKHVKMPCSEQNLYPVEDENGDRTAGSRWELIQTALLNKFTCSHDLKEAILRYNVAYSKKWDFTALTDFCEKVLEDAEAQHLFQSILPDMVKLALCLPTICTQPIPLLKQKMNHSITMSQEQIASFLANAFFCTFPRRNAKMKSEYSSYPDINFNRLFEGRSPRKPEKLKTLFCYFRRVTEKKPTGLVTFTRQCLQEFPDWERSQKKLSRLHVTYEGTIESNGQGMLQVDFANRFVGGGVTGAGLVQEEIRFLINPELIVSRLITEVLDHNECLIITGTEQYSEYTGYAETYRWARSHEDNTPRDEWQRRCTEIVAIDAFHFRRFLDQFGPEKIRRELNKAYCGFSRPNVPPQHLSAIATGNWGCGAFGGDSRLKALIQILAAAEAGRDVVYFTFGDVELMRDIYSMHTFLCEKGQTIGDIYRLLLRYYNEECRNCSTSGPDVKLYSFIYNTIESYADSTDDDDDEEKGLCFED
- the PARG gene encoding poly(ADP-ribose) glycohydrolase isoform X1, which encodes MSAGCEREPPLKRARPGPGSQGQRHDGPGGSSAATAVGNRVCKQWTITSWLENKGPKTAESKSLHSKINNNTEANPEMTSIKKENFCEHDVKKLESTCQQNYTKLSVEVGAKHVSLPQTGHMCNWEAEDKVLDKHPRKGPQSGDLFKNANIDQMNKTGQQAQRGCEESSEGWTQRNLSSGQSLKLGNTKLPSKDSETDGQVASCNSQKLKNCNSVCLVGEQEEGDVVPESPLSDAGCDASVPDLGGPGKLSKGQSSSGDSPAFEKESEPESPMDVDNSKTSCHGSEADEETSPFLDEREENNVSKSINKSFRIQYGDAELESRKSCSSAKVCESFEETDNSVKEDGLHIKSPGIPPAPSSECKGAKQSVKRDSKITSHFMRIPKVEEKSKKEKCEFKPQRPGRKTAKYTPPALPSNKKWFGTPMEEMRRMPMCGARLPHLRPSASHTVTVRVDLLREGEVPKPFPTHYKDLWDNKHVKMPCSEQNLYPVEDENGDRTAGSRWELIQTALLNKFTCSHDLKEAILRYNVAYSKKWDFTALTDFCEKVLEDAEAQHLFQSILPDMVKLALCLPTICTQPIPLLKQKMNHSITMSQEQIASFLANAFFCTFPRRNAKMKSEYSSYPDINFNRLFEGRSPRKPEKLKTLFCYFRRVTEKKPTGLVTFTRQCLQEFPDWERSQKKLSRLHVTYEGTIESNGQGMLQVDFANRFVGGGVTGAGLVQEEIRFLINPELIVSRLITEVLDHNECLIITGTEQYSEYTGYAETYRWARSHEDNTPRDEWQRRCTEIVAIDAFHFRRFLDQFGPEKIRRELNKASNFLNQPAV